From Sporosarcina sp. Marseille-Q4943, the proteins below share one genomic window:
- a CDS encoding o-succinylbenzoate--CoA ligase: MIPNWLVQRAYLTPNRLALSFGDEQWTFEQLADQASIIARKLKWNGLNEGDRIALLGRSTPEMVCVIHGCLLAGLEIVMLNSRLSSKEISWQLTDCDASTLLVDDELIDRIKEINTSKLTFSDIESSGTQHVAFTEMWEPSRTITIMYTSGTTGFPKGVRQTAGNHTSSALSSVLNLGLTEDDMWLCTMPLFHISGFSILARSVIYGMGVRLYEKFDAEAIVEEIQRGTVTRISVVATGLHRILEEFEKSGSVAHPSFKTMLAGGGPVPDDYLRRARTHQLPVLQTYGMTETSSQTATLSSEDALRKSGSAGKPLFFNRIKIRDAEQPGDFGEVLVMGPHVTPGYIGHAADRNPLEDGWLPTGDIGYIDEEGYLFIVDRRSDLIISGGENIYPAEIENVLISHPQVAEAGVCGQSHPEWGSVPIAFIVGDKQLTESDLEQYCKGQLAGYKTPKAFHFVDHLPRNASNKLLRRELKEWAEKNKK, from the coding sequence ATGATTCCTAATTGGTTAGTGCAAAGAGCATATTTGACGCCAAATCGGCTGGCTCTCTCGTTTGGAGACGAGCAATGGACATTCGAGCAGCTAGCGGATCAAGCGTCTATCATTGCCCGGAAATTAAAATGGAATGGGTTAAATGAAGGGGATCGGATCGCCTTATTGGGCCGATCGACACCAGAGATGGTATGTGTCATCCATGGCTGTCTATTGGCAGGGCTTGAAATCGTCATGTTGAACAGCAGACTTTCATCCAAAGAGATTTCTTGGCAATTAACTGATTGCGACGCATCCACTTTACTTGTTGATGATGAATTGATTGATCGTATTAAAGAGATCAACACTTCAAAACTTACATTTTCCGACATCGAATCTAGCGGAACGCAACATGTTGCGTTTACGGAAATGTGGGAACCGTCTAGGACGATTACAATCATGTATACGTCAGGGACAACAGGCTTTCCAAAAGGTGTCAGGCAGACGGCTGGCAACCATACATCGAGTGCTTTATCCTCCGTATTGAATTTAGGATTAACGGAAGATGACATGTGGCTTTGTACGATGCCATTATTCCATATTAGCGGATTTTCCATACTTGCAAGGTCAGTCATATATGGAATGGGTGTAAGGCTGTATGAAAAATTTGATGCCGAAGCGATTGTGGAGGAAATTCAAAGAGGTACTGTGACGAGGATATCCGTTGTTGCGACAGGATTGCACCGGATTCTCGAGGAATTTGAGAAAAGCGGTTCGGTTGCACATCCTTCATTTAAGACGATGTTAGCTGGTGGCGGCCCAGTGCCGGATGATTACTTGCGTAGAGCTCGGACGCACCAGCTGCCTGTCTTGCAGACGTATGGAATGACGGAAACGAGTTCACAGACCGCAACCCTTTCATCTGAAGACGCCTTACGGAAGTCCGGCTCCGCAGGCAAACCTCTATTCTTTAATCGGATTAAGATAAGAGATGCGGAACAGCCTGGAGATTTTGGGGAAGTGCTCGTTATGGGGCCCCACGTGACACCGGGTTACATTGGCCATGCAGCGGACAGGAATCCATTGGAGGACGGATGGCTGCCGACAGGAGATATCGGTTATATCGATGAGGAAGGCTATTTATTCATTGTCGATCGACGGTCTGACTTGATCATCTCGGGTGGGGAAAATATTTACCCTGCGGAGATCGAAAATGTGCTCATTTCGCATCCTCAAGTTGCAGAGGCGGGCGTATGCGGACAAAGCCATCCTGAATGGGGCAGTGTACCAATCGCGTTCATCGTAGGCGACAAACAGCTGACCGAGTCGGATTTGGAACAGTATTGTAAAGGACAGCTTGCCGGTTATAAGACACCGAAAGCTTTCCATTTTGTCGATCACCTGCCGCGAAACGCATCAAACAAACTGCTTCGACGTGAACTAAAAGAATGGGCGGAAAAAAATAAAAAATAG
- the menB gene encoding 1,4-dihydroxy-2-naphthoyl-CoA synthase: protein MTRQWETIRTYEDIKYEKYNGIAKVTINRPEVRNAFRPKTVMELIDAFSRARDDSSIGVIILTGEGEKAFCSGGDQSVRGHGGYVGDDEIPRLNVLDLQRLIRVIPKPVVAMVAGYAIGGGHVLHVVCDLTIAADNARFGQTGPKVGSFDAGYGSGYLARIVGHKKAREIWFLCRQYDAQQALDMGLVNTVVPYEQLEDETVQWCEEMLSMSPTALRFLKAAMNADTDGLAGLQQMAGDATLLYYTTEEAKEGRDAFKEKRKPDFGQFPRFP from the coding sequence ATGACTCGTCAATGGGAAACAATCCGTACATATGAAGATATTAAATATGAGAAGTACAACGGCATTGCTAAAGTGACGATTAACCGTCCGGAAGTTCGCAATGCATTCCGCCCTAAAACAGTAATGGAGTTGATCGATGCGTTTTCTCGAGCACGAGATGATAGCAGCATCGGAGTCATCATACTAACAGGTGAAGGCGAAAAGGCATTTTGCTCAGGAGGCGATCAATCTGTCCGTGGACATGGTGGGTATGTCGGAGATGACGAAATTCCACGTTTGAACGTCCTTGATTTGCAAAGATTGATCCGTGTCATTCCGAAACCTGTCGTTGCAATGGTTGCGGGCTACGCAATCGGTGGAGGACATGTGCTGCACGTCGTATGTGATTTGACGATTGCCGCAGACAATGCTCGTTTTGGACAAACAGGTCCGAAAGTCGGTTCATTTGACGCTGGCTATGGTTCAGGTTACTTGGCTCGCATCGTCGGCCATAAAAAAGCGAGAGAAATTTGGTTCCTGTGCCGTCAATATGATGCACAGCAAGCATTGGATATGGGTCTCGTCAATACAGTTGTCCCTTATGAGCAATTGGAAGACGAAACAGTCCAATGGTGTGAAGAGATGCTCTCCATGAGCCCAACTGCACTTCGTTTCCTCAAAGCAGCTATGAATGCTGATACAGACGGACTCGCTGGTTTACAACAAATGGCTGGGGACGCCACTTTGCTTTATTACACAACGGAGGAAGCGAAAGAGGGACGCGACGCTTTCAAAGAGAAGCGCAAGCCTGACTTCGGACAATTCCCACGTTTCCCTTAA
- the menH gene encoding 2-succinyl-6-hydroxy-2,4-cyclohexadiene-1-carboxylate synthase codes for MNDLQLPVRGLSIHVEMEGEPHLPTVVFLHGFTGTSATWNEVRNEFEGKYRTIAIDLTGHGKTTVPDKPERYSMEEQIEDLEALFELLALDSFYLVGYSMGGRISLAYTIQYPKRVQALILESSSPGLFDERDRTARKAADKLLASKITEEGITSFVDKWENIPLFESQKSLPYKKREAIREERLQQSETGLSNSLLGIGTGSQESYWNDLSSMPNPVFLITGELDAKFVTIAREMNALAPTWRHTVVPMAGHAIHVEKPRLFATMIKEYLLDIQIGGGRK; via the coding sequence ATGAATGATCTTCAGCTTCCGGTGCGAGGGCTTTCGATCCATGTCGAGATGGAGGGAGAGCCTCATTTACCCACTGTCGTATTTTTGCATGGGTTTACAGGAACTTCCGCCACTTGGAATGAAGTTCGGAACGAATTCGAAGGAAAATATCGGACAATTGCCATCGACTTGACGGGACATGGAAAAACAACTGTTCCTGACAAGCCGGAACGTTATTCCATGGAGGAACAGATTGAAGACTTGGAAGCCCTTTTTGAGCTGCTCGCATTGGATTCTTTTTATTTGGTAGGCTACTCAATGGGTGGACGTATCTCTCTCGCGTATACAATCCAGTATCCGAAGCGGGTACAAGCGTTGATCCTTGAAAGCTCATCTCCAGGCCTGTTTGACGAACGGGACAGAACCGCACGGAAAGCAGCGGATAAGCTGCTCGCTAGTAAGATAACTGAAGAAGGCATCACGTCTTTTGTTGATAAATGGGAGAATATCCCGCTGTTTGAATCTCAAAAAAGCCTCCCCTATAAAAAAAGGGAGGCCATAAGGGAAGAACGATTGCAGCAAAGTGAAACAGGGCTCTCGAACAGTCTGTTAGGAATCGGAACAGGCAGCCAAGAATCCTATTGGAATGATCTTAGTTCGATGCCAAATCCTGTTTTTCTCATCACTGGGGAGCTTGATGCGAAATTTGTAACAATTGCCCGGGAAATGAATGCTTTGGCCCCTACATGGCGACATACTGTTGTTCCAATGGCGGGACATGCAATTCACGTGGAAAAACCGCGATTGTTTGCTACAATGATTAAGGAGTATTTGCTAGACATACAAATTGGAGGAGGAAGAAAATGA
- the menD gene encoding 2-succinyl-5-enolpyruvyl-6-hydroxy-3-cyclohexene-1-carboxylic-acid synthase, translated as MDERRVLTDHVLRMTDTLLRAGVKEAVISPGSRSTPLAYAFASSNKMQTYMQVDERSAAYFALGLAKASGRPVVLLCTSGTAASNYHPAITEAFYARIPLIVLTADRPHELRGVGAPQAIDQLNMYGKHVKFSVDLPLAEDNEELDWFLERHVNRAVSVAMTKPMGPIHLNIPLREPLLIDFDRKPRASTFVERVHGDIELTTSQKQSLATLFSNAERGLIIAGELSVGFDKEAFWNFAKRLQWPVLCDPLSNLRSEVPKDCQSLCIAHYDALLKSETFQMKVVPDTVIRFGTQPVSKPLSVFLKKHRPDVFMAIDESPEFRDSLGVVTHHLQSSLESVYDVPEQQESTSYREIWSSAEEFAKSATSRYKGTVGDEGVIVKTLFDMLPDGSDLISGSSMPIRDVDTFFYKTEKEITIFSNRGTNGIDGVVSTAFGIEAARKRPTYLLIGDLSFLHDVNGLIVSRFHKTNLTIVILNNDGGGIFSYLPQASVANHFEELFGTPTGLTFEHIGAMYDTQYAAVQTVDEFQAELQKEKTKDVRIIEVFTSRPVNVKAHRAYWADIIEELDGNE; from the coding sequence ATGGATGAACGACGAGTTTTGACCGACCATGTTTTGCGAATGACGGATACGTTGCTTCGGGCGGGAGTGAAGGAGGCAGTCATTAGCCCTGGTTCCCGTTCAACCCCTCTCGCCTATGCATTCGCGTCTTCAAACAAAATGCAGACATACATGCAAGTGGATGAAAGGTCGGCAGCTTATTTCGCGCTAGGCTTAGCAAAGGCATCCGGCAGACCGGTTGTTCTTTTATGTACATCGGGAACAGCAGCGTCGAACTACCATCCAGCAATTACCGAGGCGTTCTATGCCCGTATTCCGTTGATTGTCCTGACGGCTGACCGTCCTCATGAATTGAGAGGCGTCGGCGCTCCGCAGGCAATCGATCAGTTGAATATGTACGGGAAGCATGTGAAATTCAGTGTGGATCTTCCATTGGCGGAAGACAATGAAGAGTTGGATTGGTTTTTGGAAAGGCATGTGAATCGTGCCGTTTCCGTTGCGATGACAAAACCGATGGGTCCGATCCATTTGAACATTCCATTGCGAGAACCTTTGCTGATCGATTTCGACAGGAAACCGCGGGCATCGACGTTCGTTGAAAGGGTTCATGGGGATATCGAACTTACGACTAGCCAAAAACAATCGCTTGCCACTCTTTTTTCCAATGCGGAAAGAGGATTGATCATTGCAGGGGAGCTGTCTGTCGGTTTCGATAAAGAGGCATTTTGGAATTTTGCGAAGCGATTGCAATGGCCGGTGTTATGTGATCCATTATCCAATTTGCGATCAGAAGTGCCTAAGGACTGCCAATCATTATGTATCGCTCATTATGATGCTCTGTTGAAAAGTGAAACGTTCCAAATGAAAGTAGTCCCTGATACGGTCATCCGTTTCGGCACGCAGCCGGTTTCGAAGCCATTATCGGTATTTTTGAAGAAGCACCGGCCGGATGTGTTTATGGCTATCGATGAATCACCAGAATTCCGCGATTCGCTCGGCGTCGTCACTCACCATTTGCAATCATCACTTGAGTCCGTTTACGACGTTCCAGAACAGCAGGAAAGCACCTCCTATCGTGAGATTTGGTCTTCCGCAGAGGAATTCGCTAAATCGGCAACAAGTCGTTATAAAGGGACGGTAGGAGACGAAGGAGTGATTGTGAAAACATTATTCGACATGCTTCCTGACGGCAGTGACTTGATAAGCGGCAGCAGTATGCCGATCCGTGATGTCGACACATTTTTCTACAAAACGGAGAAGGAAATCACCATATTTTCCAATAGGGGTACAAATGGCATAGATGGGGTTGTCTCTACGGCATTCGGTATCGAAGCTGCACGCAAGAGACCGACGTATTTGCTCATCGGCGATTTGTCGTTTTTGCACGACGTCAATGGATTGATTGTCTCCCGGTTCCATAAGACGAATTTGACGATTGTCATTTTGAATAACGATGGCGGAGGAATCTTTTCATATCTTCCTCAAGCGAGTGTCGCAAACCACTTTGAAGAGCTATTCGGAACACCGACAGGCTTGACGTTCGAGCACATCGGCGCCATGTATGACACTCAATATGCGGCCGTTCAGACAGTTGATGAGTTCCAGGCTGAACTCCAAAAAGAAAAGACGAAGGACGTCCGGATTATTGAAGTGTTCACGAGCAGACCTGTGAATGTAAAAGCTCATCGCGCTTATTGGGCCGACATCATAGAGGAGCTGGACGGAAATGAATGA
- a CDS encoding isochorismate synthase MenF, with the protein MGHKMTDIREMQKVIISPSTRFFTETVEVGRISPLSFFEAGASQYKDKRFYWQNADKTLTLVGIGHAYTLASEKSGSRFKDISEKWKQLCSILIKEEKDIDPVLFGGFSFDEKNRKESEWGEFPSGYFVVPSFQLKIEEGKTMVSINMITDRKEAALDFERLREERDKLIHIAQVEEFDFTNQNKVIATTERDKEQYLSAVENATESIRKGRADKVVIARALELQFEHDIDSVKALHSITNEQQESYHFGLQKGKSLFFGATPERLIEIKNGKAYSACVAGSIRRGKSAQEDRKFGDELLGDRKNREEHQYVVSMISNVFHKYCNEVLIPKTPKLMKIRDIQHLYTSVEGTLGLENDIFLFVQALHPTPALGGVPTDVALDIIRQEEDMDRGFYAAPIGWTDAAGNGEFAVGIRSALLHEDKAYLYAGGGIVADSVPELEYDETWVKFRPVLRALGGKLNG; encoded by the coding sequence ATGGGTCATAAGATGACGGATATTCGTGAAATGCAAAAAGTGATTATATCTCCCAGTACACGCTTCTTCACGGAAACTGTCGAAGTGGGAAGAATATCGCCTTTGTCTTTCTTTGAAGCGGGTGCTTCTCAATATAAAGACAAACGGTTCTATTGGCAAAATGCCGATAAAACATTGACACTTGTCGGGATTGGACATGCTTACACGTTGGCGTCCGAGAAATCCGGAAGCCGTTTTAAGGACATATCGGAGAAGTGGAAACAGCTTTGCTCCATATTAATAAAAGAAGAAAAAGATATCGATCCCGTCCTTTTCGGAGGGTTTTCATTCGACGAGAAGAACAGGAAGGAATCGGAGTGGGGTGAATTCCCATCCGGTTATTTCGTTGTACCGTCTTTCCAATTGAAAATCGAGGAAGGGAAGACGATGGTCTCCATCAATATGATTACAGATCGCAAAGAAGCTGCCTTGGATTTTGAGAGGCTTCGGGAAGAACGCGACAAACTGATCCATATCGCTCAGGTGGAGGAGTTTGATTTTACGAATCAGAATAAAGTCATAGCAACGACAGAACGTGATAAAGAACAATATTTGAGTGCCGTGGAAAACGCAACCGAGTCCATACGTAAAGGAAGGGCTGACAAAGTTGTTATTGCACGTGCGCTAGAGCTTCAATTTGAGCATGACATAGATAGCGTTAAAGCATTGCATTCGATTACGAATGAACAGCAAGAGAGCTATCATTTCGGACTTCAAAAAGGGAAGTCGCTTTTCTTTGGTGCAACGCCTGAACGTCTAATTGAAATCAAAAACGGAAAAGCCTACTCGGCATGTGTAGCGGGATCAATTCGCCGCGGAAAATCAGCTCAAGAAGATCGGAAGTTCGGTGATGAGCTATTGGGCGATCGGAAGAACCGCGAAGAGCATCAATATGTTGTCAGTATGATTTCCAACGTCTTTCATAAATATTGCAATGAAGTCCTCATACCGAAAACACCGAAACTGATGAAAATTAGGGATATACAGCATTTATACACATCTGTTGAGGGGACGCTCGGACTAGAAAATGATATCTTCTTATTCGTACAAGCATTGCATCCCACGCCTGCATTAGGAGGAGTTCCAACAGATGTCGCCTTGGACATCATTCGGCAAGAGGAAGACATGGATCGCGGGTTTTATGCTGCTCCAATCGGTTGGACAGACGCAGCGGGCAACGGAGAATTTGCGGTGGGCATCCGTTCAGCTCTGCTTCATGAGGACAAGGCATATTTGTATGCAGGGGGAGGAATCGTTGCGGATTCCGTTCCTGAACTCGAGTATGATGAAACTTGGGTGAAATTCAGACCGGTATTGCGGGCGCTTGGAGGAAAGTTGAATGGATGA
- a CDS encoding 1,4-dihydroxy-2-naphthoate polyprenyltransferase — MDNGNKRIGENTLQQTIKADSGWRIWWQLTRPHTLTAAFAPVFLGTMIALTHGKIHFPLFFAMLIASLLIQMATNMFNEYYDFKRGLDNENSVGIGGTIVRNGVKPKTVLNIALVLYGISVLIGIYICMETSWMLAVVGAISMLIGYLYTGGPVPIAYTPFGEVVSGVVMGMLLILIAFYIQTGVVTTDAVLISIPSMLLVAAIMLSNNIRDLEGDKEGGRKTLAILVGRSNAITILASFFIVAYCWIIILIVLGYLTPWALLVFLSVRKPINATKTFRTHLLPLQVMPAMKNTAVTNTLFGLLLGISILIGHIQ; from the coding sequence ATGGATAACGGAAACAAAAGGATAGGAGAGAATACATTGCAACAGACTATTAAAGCTGATTCCGGATGGCGGATATGGTGGCAACTTACTAGGCCACATACACTGACTGCGGCTTTCGCTCCGGTTTTCCTAGGGACAATGATTGCTTTGACTCACGGAAAAATACATTTTCCGTTATTTTTCGCCATGCTAATTGCCAGCCTACTCATTCAAATGGCTACAAATATGTTCAATGAATATTATGATTTCAAGCGCGGACTGGATAATGAGAATTCAGTTGGAATCGGTGGTACAATCGTTCGGAATGGCGTCAAACCCAAAACCGTATTAAATATAGCGCTCGTATTATATGGAATATCTGTTCTGATTGGTATTTATATTTGCATGGAAACTTCATGGATGTTGGCGGTAGTCGGAGCCATCTCGATGCTCATCGGTTACTTGTACACGGGTGGACCAGTTCCAATCGCTTACACACCTTTTGGGGAGGTCGTTTCAGGTGTCGTCATGGGAATGCTGCTCATTCTCATCGCCTTCTATATACAGACAGGCGTAGTGACGACAGACGCAGTTCTCATTTCCATCCCAAGCATGCTTCTTGTCGCTGCCATCATGTTGTCGAACAACATCCGTGATTTAGAGGGCGACAAAGAAGGCGGCAGGAAAACGTTGGCCATCCTTGTAGGAAGATCCAATGCAATTACAATCCTCGCTTCATTCTTTATCGTTGCTTATTGTTGGATAATCATACTGATCGTTTTAGGATATCTGACACCTTGGGCACTGCTTGTATTTCTAAGTGTCCGCAAACCGATAAACGCCACTAAAACTTTCCGCACTCACCTGCTTCCATTGCAAGTGATGCCTGCGATGAAGAACACGGCAGTTACAAATACTTTGTTCGGTTTATTATTAGGAATCAGTATCCTGATCGGACATATACAATAA
- a CDS encoding TraR/DksA C4-type zinc finger protein has protein sequence MLTNEQKTMLKESLLEMKSQFQKTKSETDIRDSAREEVGELSTYDNHPGDMGTELFEREKDLALHVHASDESGKVERALEALTNGTYGFCEVCKSEIPYERLEALPYTTYCIEHSPDQDVPNDRPSEEDVLIMANPNTFADRRETTHREHNERDSEDSFQEIAKSGTSETPSDFIGDHDDYNTLYDDEILDGAVEEVEEFISTDITGETRGFVRSDISEEYEGKLDDEGLESPLGDIPYHLRDSYTGDK, from the coding sequence ATGTTAACGAATGAACAGAAGACAATGCTCAAGGAAAGTTTACTCGAAATGAAATCTCAATTTCAGAAAACGAAAAGCGAAACGGATATTAGAGATTCTGCAAGAGAAGAAGTTGGGGAATTATCAACATACGACAATCATCCTGGGGACATGGGAACGGAGTTATTCGAAAGAGAAAAGGACTTGGCCTTGCATGTGCATGCGAGCGATGAATCCGGCAAAGTGGAGCGTGCCTTGGAAGCTTTGACAAACGGGACATACGGATTTTGTGAAGTTTGCAAAAGTGAAATTCCATACGAAAGGCTGGAGGCACTTCCCTATACGACATACTGTATTGAGCATTCTCCAGACCAGGATGTGCCGAACGACCGTCCATCGGAAGAGGATGTTCTAATCATGGCGAATCCAAATACCTTTGCAGACAGAAGAGAAACCACTCATAGAGAACACAATGAAAGAGACAGTGAAGACAGCTTTCAGGAAATAGCTAAATCGGGGACATCAGAAACACCTTCCGATTTTATAGGAGATCATGATGACTATAATACTCTTTATGATGATGAAATATTGGACGGAGCGGTGGAAGAAGTCGAGGAATTCATCAGTACAGACATCACAGGTGAAACGAGAGGATTTGTCAGATCGGACATTTCGGAGGAGTATGAAGGAAAATTAGATGACGAAGGGTTGGAATCGCCTCTTGGAGACATCCCTTATCATCTCAGGGACAGTTACACAGGCGATAAATAA